Genomic segment of Neorhizobium sp. NCHU2750:
TCAGTGATTGAAGTTGCTTTTGGGATTTCCTGGCACAAGCCAATTGTAATCTGTGACGACGGTGAGCGCCAGCTCACCATCCGTGGGCCGCGCGAGGCCTTGCGCTACCTGCAACACGACTTTCCCATGAGATCGGGCGAGGCCTACTGGGCAGCCTTGGCCGCGTCCAATCGCGCATTGATGAACCCGGCCCATGTCGAGCGGTCGCGGGAGACGTTTGCCAATGCCTATACCGAGTATAGCCTGAAGGCGCGGCGGCAGCGCAAGCGATAGGGTACCGAACGGCGCCTTGCCCGACGAAGCGCTCAAGTTTCGCTCTCGGCGACATGCGAGCGCATCAGATAGCCAGCGGCAAAGGCCAGGGCACCGACAGCCAGGATCAAGCCAGCGGTCGCCTTTGGATAATCGCGCGTGGCCGCGAGCGCCATTTCGGCATCATTCTGCCAGCGCTGGTAGGGGGTCAGCTGAATATTGCGGTCGGTCCGGCGCCTGAAATAATCCATTTCGGTCTCCTTTTTCCCCATAAGTCCAAGGATCCGGACTTGGTTCCCTCTAAGAAAAGTTGTTTCGACGAAATCAATCTACTTTTGCGAGGAATTGGCCCGGGAGGTTTTGGCGGCGATCAGTTTTTGTCGGGTGGTCAAGTGCCGTCTTGAAGTAGCCGCGCAGCCCGACCACTCCGCCTGGTCGCGTTGTTGTAATAGCTGGATGCTTGCTGCACGGATCCATGTCGCGACTGATCCATCACCTCGGGCAGCGGAATGCCGCGATTGGCAGCCTCGGTCAGGTATCCAGACCGCAGCCCGTGCGCCGAAAACTCCCCAGGCTCCAACCCAGCCATCGCCGCCCGCCCAGCGATCAACCTTCCGGAATACTGAGCCTGCCTCGATCTTCGCCGCCGCCATCCAGGCGTTCAACGCCTCGACCGGCCGGCCGGTGAGATAGAAGACCTCGTCGTGATCGGCTCCGGATGTTTTGGTCCGCCCAAGATGAATGGCGAGAGAGGGGAGGGGAGGCCGTCCGCGACGACGATCGGCGGCTCGACCGTTAGCTGCTCCCGGCGCAGACTGGCGATCTCGCTGCGCCGCCGGCCACCAGAGGCGAAGGCGACCATCAGGATCGCCCGGTCGCGGACATCGCGTAGGCTACCACTCGCGCACGTCGCCAACATAGCCAACACATCGCCGGTGACCGCCTTGGCGCTTTTGCGTTTTCGTGGCCGCGGTGTGGCGCTGACCGCGAGGCGGATGGCTGACTTGAGCTCAGGGGAGGCAAAAGCGCCGGAAACCCCGCGCCACTTCGTCAGGGTCGACCAGCTTGCCAGCCGCGGGCGAACCGTGTCCGGCGCATGTGGGCCGACCACCTTCAGAAACCCTTGGCCACGAAGGTTTTGCTCGACCGTTGCTGGCATCCCATGCTCCGGATCGATTTCGCCTTTCGCCGGATCCCAAAGATGATGCGCGACGAATTTTAGCAGCAACGCTTCGGGCGCCGGCCACGGCAGCGATTTTTTCGTGGCCGCCAGGGACCAGTCCTGCAGATAGGCAAGATCGGAGGTGAGGGCGCGAAGGGTGTTTTCGCCCATGCCTTCGTTGACCAGATGGCGGCGTTTCGACATCCTGGTCTGTAAGCAGCTCGGCGAGCTCGTCGCGGCGCTCCATCGGCAGGACGGCAGCGATCGTGTCGAGTTCATGGGCTCGACGATCGACGGCACTCATTTTGGCAATCCGTGTTCGTCATAGAACTAGTCGTGGTTGGAGCTGGCACCGGCTGGTACGTTCGCTCGCCCTTCTTCTGCCAGTGCCCAGACGTCATCCAGAGTGCCGGCAGGCTTCGGGATTGCCGTCAGCTGCGCGACTGGCTTTCCCGAGCGGCAGATCAGCACCCCATCACCACGAGCCGCCAGTCCAATCAGTTCCTCAAGCCGTTCAGCGGCCTCGCCCACATCAACAAAAACCCGCATTCTCTTCTCCTAACCCAGCATGACCGCTACACATCTGATCCGTAAAAACCTCGGCGCCCGACGCGAAGCG
This window contains:
- a CDS encoding prevent-host-death family protein, which gives rise to MRVFVDVGEAAERLEELIGLAARGDGVLICRSGKPVAQLTAIPKPAGTLDDVWALAEEGRANVPAGASSNHD
- a CDS encoding DUF982 domain-containing protein, whose amino-acid sequence is MIEVAFGISWHKPIVICDDGERQLTIRGPREALRYLQHDFPMRSGEAYWAALAASNRALMNPAHVERSRETFANAYTEYSLKARRQRKR